The Metabacillus litoralis genome contains a region encoding:
- a CDS encoding ArsR/SmtB family transcription factor — translation MDESGKKEPQDQLDEETLFIVSQTFKALGDPTRIKILHLLSQSEHSVNEIAEKLSLLQSTVSHQLRFLKNLRLVKYRREGTTLYYSPDDNHVMNVLQQTINHAQHH, via the coding sequence ATGGATGAATCAGGTAAAAAGGAACCACAAGATCAATTAGACGAAGAAACATTATTTATTGTTTCACAGACGTTTAAGGCATTAGGTGATCCAACCAGAATTAAAATATTACACTTACTCTCGCAAAGTGAACATTCAGTGAATGAAATTGCTGAAAAATTATCGTTACTTCAATCAACCGTTTCACATCAATTAAGATTTTTGAAAAATTTACGCTTGGTTAAGTATAGAAGGGAAGGGACAACATTATATTATTCGCCCGATGATAATCACGTAATGAATGTTCTGCAACAAACAATTAACCATGCACAGCATCATTAA
- a CDS encoding ZIP family metal transporter gives MDFLFCLYVFLSLIAGGVLSLIISKIGNWKIDYLFSLSAGMIVGILCLEFIPHSFSHYQPLSIILGIGVGLLCMIVMDQYVHHSSKDESKSTFFLLLIAITLHNAPSGFAMGNHADHEGHLYHLIILHHLPEGMALMMLAIALKLKPHLIVTAFLYLTFSLYGFVLLGNIVTIKNDMILGALLGVAISTMLYISIVELFLTSSKKANRFYHLLSLLTGIFILEVFLLIG, from the coding sequence GTGGATTTTTTGTTTTGCCTTTATGTGTTTTTATCATTGATAGCAGGTGGGGTTCTATCACTTATCATTAGTAAAATAGGAAATTGGAAGATCGACTACTTGTTCTCTCTTAGTGCCGGTATGATTGTGGGAATACTATGTCTTGAGTTTATTCCACATAGTTTTTCACATTATCAGCCTTTATCTATTATTTTGGGAATAGGTGTTGGTCTTCTATGTATGATAGTAATGGATCAGTATGTACATCATTCATCAAAAGATGAATCAAAATCAACGTTTTTTCTTCTGCTTATTGCCATTACATTACATAATGCACCTTCAGGGTTTGCTATGGGGAACCATGCGGACCACGAAGGACATCTTTATCATCTCATTATTTTACATCACTTACCGGAGGGGATGGCATTAATGATGCTAGCTATTGCATTAAAGCTTAAGCCTCATCTTATAGTCACTGCTTTTCTTTATCTTACATTTAGTCTTTATGGATTTGTCTTACTAGGAAATATTGTGACGATAAAAAATGACATGATTTTAGGGGCCTTATTAGGTGTTGCAATTAGTACAATGCTATACATTTCGATTGTTGAATTATTTCTAACATCAAGTAAGAAGGCAAATCGTTTTTATCATTTGCTTAGTTTATTAACCGGTATTTTCATATTGGAGGTATTTTTATTAATTGGTTAG
- a CDS encoding DEAD/DEAH box helicase, with protein MKSTNYYIKTWQKAIRVEIMHLKKYGSTRYALKDGQLMSNDGSFTYYFETTVPIRVPIGSSIKVEFGKRTVNGKVLSSEGKSVILSLEESLGHEPSELFLLHDPWELLDQLHERFDEIKESKRKKVRMKRLMNPSNAPKHPTEKIKSAVHELVLRSKYNPVTFVWGPPGTGKTYTLSRVAGNKYVKGDRVLVLSQSNQAVDVLMMEISRFIHKKGHFREGDLLRYGSQTSITSNDNLTTLELIHKRHPELAKQRNDLHEHRRGMKQTLSQSYSQRDSEQLLEIERKLATVLEKIRQKEIELVKDANIVGTTLSKAANDPSIYEKDYDLVIIDEASMAYIPQIAFAATLGRRVIICGDFKQLPPIAAAKHALVDEWLRNDIFHKAGVVDWLDDHSSSTLHPHLFLLKEQRRMHPDISSFTNKYIYHDLVGDHESVKSARNSIVEREPFSNCSSILLDSSYSGMYSMREKTSNSRYNLWHLLLSFQIIHESFLAGARSIGYVTPYRAQAALMDMLLNDVYSIERLDSDIISATVHRFQGSERDVMVFDTVDSYPQERPGMLLIGKDSERLINVAMTRTRGKFVHLADQQFLQSKVFRGKTIRQLVDHQVSKNQKVGQQQIGTWIKNQHANLTWVHAKKLELIMKDVKKAYSSIIVGLPTTKGLSEEWKDIINSRSSNVRLTTISPDNMKSIKAQSVSFPFIIIDKKYLWLGMPYEMNNHIRPPYVGVRLHSESVIDYFLSQIIS; from the coding sequence ATGAAATCTACCAATTATTATATAAAAACATGGCAAAAGGCAATCCGTGTGGAAATCATGCATCTAAAGAAATATGGAAGTACGAGATACGCATTAAAAGATGGTCAACTGATGTCAAACGATGGGTCATTTACTTATTATTTTGAAACCACTGTACCCATTCGAGTGCCAATAGGCTCTTCAATTAAAGTCGAATTTGGAAAAAGAACAGTGAACGGTAAAGTTCTTTCATCAGAGGGGAAAAGTGTAATCTTATCCTTGGAGGAATCCCTTGGACATGAACCTTCCGAGCTCTTTTTACTTCATGATCCATGGGAGTTGTTAGATCAACTACATGAAAGATTCGATGAAATAAAAGAAAGTAAGCGGAAGAAAGTACGAATGAAAAGATTGATGAATCCATCTAATGCTCCTAAGCACCCTACCGAAAAAATAAAATCAGCTGTTCATGAACTTGTTTTACGAAGCAAATATAATCCTGTTACATTTGTTTGGGGTCCCCCTGGTACAGGTAAAACCTATACCTTGAGCAGGGTAGCAGGAAATAAATATGTAAAAGGCGATCGAGTATTAGTTCTGTCACAAAGTAATCAAGCAGTTGATGTGCTTATGATGGAAATTTCTCGTTTTATTCATAAAAAGGGCCATTTTCGAGAAGGTGATTTGCTTCGTTATGGATCGCAAACATCGATTACATCAAACGATAACCTAACAACATTGGAGCTGATTCATAAAAGGCACCCGGAATTAGCAAAACAAAGAAATGATTTGCATGAACATAGAAGAGGGATGAAACAAACTCTTTCACAATCCTATAGTCAAAGGGATTCTGAACAATTGCTTGAAATTGAACGTAAATTAGCGACAGTTTTAGAAAAAATAAGACAAAAGGAAATTGAGCTTGTTAAGGATGCCAATATTGTAGGAACAACATTATCAAAGGCTGCGAACGATCCGAGTATTTATGAAAAAGACTATGATCTTGTCATAATTGATGAAGCAAGTATGGCCTATATTCCGCAAATTGCTTTTGCTGCAACTCTCGGCCGAAGAGTGATCATTTGCGGAGATTTTAAGCAGCTTCCTCCAATTGCGGCTGCAAAACATGCTCTTGTTGATGAATGGTTAAGAAACGACATTTTTCATAAAGCAGGTGTAGTTGATTGGCTTGATGATCATTCAAGTAGTACTCTACATCCTCATCTTTTTCTTTTAAAAGAACAAAGAAGAATGCACCCGGATATTTCTTCATTCACAAATAAGTACATTTATCATGATCTTGTTGGAGATCACGAAAGTGTGAAATCTGCTAGAAATTCAATTGTAGAAAGAGAACCATTTTCAAATTGTTCGTCCATATTGTTAGACAGCAGTTATAGCGGAATGTACAGTATGCGTGAAAAAACATCAAATTCACGATATAACCTTTGGCATTTACTTTTATCCTTTCAAATAATACACGAGTCATTCTTAGCAGGAGCAAGGTCAATTGGATATGTTACACCTTATCGTGCTCAGGCAGCTTTAATGGACATGCTACTAAATGATGTATATTCAATAGAACGATTGGATTCGGACATTATTTCTGCAACAGTTCATAGATTTCAAGGAAGTGAAAGGGATGTTATGGTATTTGATACGGTCGATAGTTATCCGCAAGAACGACCTGGAATGCTTTTAATTGGCAAGGATAGTGAGCGACTTATTAATGTTGCCATGACAAGAACTAGAGGAAAGTTTGTTCATCTGGCTGATCAACAATTTCTTCAATCTAAGGTGTTCCGGGGAAAAACAATACGTCAGCTTGTTGATCATCAGGTAAGTAAAAATCAAAAAGTCGGACAACAGCAAATAGGGACATGGATTAAGAACCAACATGCAAATTTAACATGGGTTCATGCAAAAAAGCTGGAACTTATCATGAAAGATGTGAAAAAGGCCTATTCTTCAATAATTGTTGGACTACCTACTACCAAAGGGTTATCCGAGGAGTGGAAAGACATAATCAATAGCCGAAGCAGCAATGTCCGTTTAACTACAATATCCCCTGATAACATGAAAAGCATTAAAGCCCAATCAGTTTCATTTCCATTCATAATTATAGATAAAAAATATCTGTGGTTAGGTATGCCATATGAGATGAACAACCATATAAGGCCTCCATATGTTGGAGTACGTTTACATTCTGAAAGTGTTATTGATTACTTTCTTTCACAAATCATCTCTTAA
- a CDS encoding HAD family hydrolase: MIKAIFFDLDDTLLWDQKSVKEAFVATCQLAEQKYGIHSEMLEEAVRREARELYSSYETYDFTQMIGINPFEGLWGNFLDDEENFRKMKEIVPTYRKEAWTRGLKACGIDDPDYGATLAEEFPAQRRKKPFVYDESFQVLDKLKESYRLLLLTNGSPDLQNTKLEITPELVPYFEQIIISGAFGRGKPDPTIFEHALEKMNLSKDEAIMVGDNLMTDILGASRVGMKSVWINRHNKERNEVQPDFEITHLEELYPILDQLNK, encoded by the coding sequence ATGATTAAAGCTATTTTCTTTGATTTAGATGATACGTTATTATGGGATCAAAAAAGTGTAAAGGAAGCATTTGTTGCGACATGTCAATTAGCCGAACAAAAATATGGAATACATTCTGAAATGCTTGAAGAAGCTGTTCGAAGAGAAGCGAGGGAGCTTTATTCCTCATACGAAACATATGATTTTACGCAAATGATCGGAATCAACCCGTTTGAAGGTCTTTGGGGTAACTTTTTAGACGATGAAGAGAATTTTCGCAAGATGAAAGAAATCGTTCCCACATATCGGAAAGAAGCATGGACAAGAGGCTTAAAAGCATGTGGAATTGATGATCCTGACTATGGAGCAACACTAGCTGAAGAATTTCCAGCACAAAGAAGAAAAAAACCTTTTGTTTATGATGAATCTTTTCAAGTGTTGGACAAGTTAAAGGAATCTTACCGTCTTCTTTTGTTAACAAACGGTTCTCCAGACTTACAAAATACTAAATTAGAAATTACTCCAGAGCTTGTTCCTTACTTTGAGCAAATAATTATTTCCGGTGCTTTTGGAAGAGGAAAACCTGATCCAACTATTTTTGAGCATGCATTAGAAAAAATGAATCTTTCAAAAGATGAGGCAATAATGGTAGGAGATAATCTTATGACAGATATTTTAGGTGCATCAAGAGTTGGAATGAAATCTGTTTGGATTAATCGCCATAACAAAGAACGTAACGAAGTACAACCAGACTTTGAAATCACTCATCTTGAAGAGCTGTACCCAATTTTAGATCAACTTAACAAGTAG
- the uraD gene encoding 2-oxo-4-hydroxy-4-carboxy-5-ureidoimidazoline decarboxylase — MTIHDANVLTREEFVSTFRWIFEHSIAEQVSELRPFPSYQFLHHAMKKRVKKYTIEERVALLQTLPDFIETIRGQNPYNYVGKQSGFRSLTPREYKKFIAYHNKYIKKFGFPFIIAMRGHNKQSVYDALKKRLKNSENEEIEAAIEEMFRIYFYILREIISNEDRDEIKKQSV; from the coding sequence ATGACAATTCATGATGCGAATGTGCTTACACGTGAGGAATTTGTTTCAACTTTTCGTTGGATTTTTGAGCATTCAATTGCCGAACAGGTATCCGAATTAAGACCTTTTCCCTCTTATCAATTTCTTCATCATGCAATGAAAAAACGTGTGAAAAAATATACAATCGAAGAAAGAGTTGCCCTACTTCAAACTCTTCCGGATTTTATTGAAACAATTCGAGGTCAAAACCCTTACAATTATGTAGGCAAGCAATCGGGATTTAGATCTTTAACACCTAGAGAATATAAAAAATTCATCGCTTATCATAATAAATATATAAAGAAATTCGGTTTTCCCTTTATCATCGCAATGCGTGGACACAATAAACAATCTGTTTATGATGCATTAAAAAAGAGATTAAAAAACAGTGAAAATGAAGAAATAGAAGCAGCAATTGAAGAAATGTTCCGCATTTATTTTTATATTTTAAGGGAAATTATTTCTAATGAAGATCGAGATGAAATAAAGAAACAATCCGTATAA
- a CDS encoding (2Fe-2S)-binding protein: MKEAKVENKIDLSFELNGQPYHLTVPPTYRLVDIIRTDLQLTGTKISCEIGRCGACSVLLNGKVVNSCLVMAYQIHLSTIETIEHVSHQSLHPIQQAFLEEGGLQCGYCTPGMIIALKDLLEQNQQPTDEEVIEHLSGNLCRCTGYTGIIRAVQRYREVVNKK, encoded by the coding sequence ATGAAAGAGGCAAAAGTGGAAAATAAAATAGATCTTTCTTTTGAATTAAATGGTCAACCGTATCATTTAACCGTACCGCCAACTTATCGGTTAGTCGATATTATAAGAACAGATTTACAATTAACAGGCACTAAAATATCTTGTGAAATCGGAAGGTGCGGAGCATGCTCGGTATTACTAAATGGAAAAGTTGTAAATTCTTGCTTAGTCATGGCCTATCAGATACACCTTTCAACAATAGAAACAATTGAACATGTATCACATCAATCACTTCATCCTATTCAGCAGGCATTTCTTGAAGAAGGTGGACTTCAATGTGGATATTGTACTCCAGGAATGATCATAGCGCTAAAGGATTTATTAGAGCAAAATCAGCAGCCAACAGATGAGGAGGTTATCGAACATTTATCAGGCAACCTTTGTCGGTGTACTGGTTACACAGGAATCATTAGAGCTGTTCAACGATACAGAGAGGTGGTAAACAAAAAATAA
- the pucD gene encoding xanthine dehydrogenase subunit D, which translates to MKELNKNEYKSKWRIRPDGHDKVTGSLKYLTDYCFPNILIGKVLRSSFPHAKINSINTTEAEQLEGVEAIITYKDVPGMNRFGLIFPDQPVLCEDTVRYVGDAVAAVAAINEEIAMKALSLILVEYEPLEVIDCPDKALSSQMKLHPAGNVLHRAGYKNSEHVLDELKKCPYIVEETYETPRQMHAYMETEGGVVVPENDGKLTVYAATQHGFKDRMQLARILSIPESSIRVISSPIGGSFGGKDELNIQPYAALLAIKTQKPVKLHNKRTESVRAGIKRHPMKITMTTGANEEGKLVGHIVRIVADTGAYATLGPAVLDFAVEHSTGPYIIPYVDIEGVSVFTNNGVSGEYRGFGGNQVTFALESQMDRLAELLQIDPLVFREQNLRNADDPGPLGQRIVRNDGARSVLNMIKKSPILTQPLKTEPLNVKGRGVAITMHGGGLGFGRPDPSGARLSLTKDGKIEIAFGFEEFGQGLLASIEIMMMEALGCRKEDLKIVIGDTDLVPSSGSSTASRSTNMIWNGIQKLRDPFLNKILDEAASYTDTTRDLLYLGGKGIWRKGKIDQLIISYYDLANYLYDKLPVFHTQFHFPTTPDAVIGGHYLYSFAAVVAEVEIDQLTGRVKVTKMDHCVAAGPVVNPLGYLGQIEGGAVMGLGFTINEDSVMENSRYHTQNLDSYLIPTIKDIPKEMKVFVDESLMEGDVFGPRGVGEIGTVAIAPAVTAAIHDACGLWVKNLPVSPEEVLDALTINTFVDK; encoded by the coding sequence ATGAAGGAGTTAAATAAAAACGAGTACAAAAGTAAATGGAGAATCCGTCCTGATGGCCATGATAAAGTAACTGGCTCGCTAAAATATTTAACTGATTATTGCTTCCCAAACATATTAATTGGGAAAGTGTTAAGAAGTTCGTTTCCTCATGCAAAAATTAACTCAATTAACACAACTGAAGCAGAACAACTTGAGGGAGTTGAAGCGATCATCACATATAAAGATGTTCCAGGGATGAATCGTTTTGGATTAATATTTCCTGATCAGCCTGTTTTGTGCGAAGACACTGTTCGCTACGTAGGTGACGCAGTTGCTGCAGTTGCAGCGATTAATGAGGAAATTGCTATGAAGGCACTTTCGCTCATTCTTGTTGAATATGAACCACTGGAGGTGATTGATTGCCCGGACAAAGCTTTAAGTTCACAAATGAAATTACATCCTGCTGGAAATGTTTTGCATCGTGCAGGGTACAAGAACAGTGAACATGTTTTAGATGAACTTAAAAAATGTCCTTACATTGTTGAGGAAACCTATGAAACTCCAAGACAAATGCATGCATATATGGAAACAGAGGGAGGAGTTGTTGTTCCAGAGAATGATGGTAAATTAACGGTTTATGCGGCAACACAACACGGTTTTAAAGACCGGATGCAGCTAGCTAGAATCTTATCTATACCTGAAAGTTCCATCCGAGTGATATCAAGTCCAATCGGTGGTTCATTCGGTGGGAAAGATGAGTTAAATATCCAACCATATGCGGCTTTGTTAGCTATTAAAACACAAAAACCAGTAAAGCTCCATAATAAGAGGACGGAATCAGTAAGAGCGGGTATTAAACGACATCCTATGAAGATAACCATGACAACAGGGGCGAACGAAGAAGGAAAATTAGTAGGACATATTGTTCGAATTGTTGCAGACACAGGGGCATATGCAACACTTGGACCAGCTGTTTTAGACTTCGCAGTTGAGCATTCAACGGGTCCTTATATCATTCCATATGTTGATATTGAAGGAGTCTCTGTGTTTACAAATAATGGAGTTTCAGGTGAATATCGTGGATTCGGAGGGAATCAAGTTACCTTTGCATTAGAGTCACAAATGGATAGACTAGCTGAGTTGTTACAAATTGATCCATTAGTATTTAGAGAACAAAATCTTAGAAATGCAGATGATCCCGGGCCGTTAGGACAACGAATAGTAAGGAATGATGGAGCTAGAAGTGTTTTAAATATGATTAAAAAATCTCCCATATTAACGCAGCCTTTAAAAACAGAGCCTCTAAATGTGAAAGGTAGAGGCGTGGCAATCACTATGCATGGCGGGGGTCTTGGCTTTGGTCGACCTGATCCTTCAGGTGCTCGCCTTTCTTTAACCAAGGATGGGAAAATTGAAATTGCTTTCGGATTTGAAGAATTTGGCCAAGGATTGTTGGCTTCAATCGAAATTATGATGATGGAAGCTTTAGGGTGTAGAAAAGAAGATTTAAAGATTGTAATAGGTGATACAGATCTCGTTCCTTCTTCAGGTTCCTCAACTGCATCTCGTTCAACAAATATGATTTGGAATGGCATTCAAAAGCTAAGAGATCCATTTTTAAATAAAATATTAGATGAGGCAGCCTCTTACACAGATACGACACGTGATCTCCTTTATTTAGGGGGAAAAGGAATTTGGCGGAAAGGAAAAATTGATCAACTTATTATCAGTTATTATGATTTAGCAAACTATTTATATGATAAACTTCCCGTTTTTCATACACAATTCCATTTTCCAACCACCCCAGATGCAGTTATAGGGGGACATTATTTATACTCCTTTGCCGCAGTTGTAGCAGAGGTGGAAATCGACCAGTTGACAGGGAGGGTAAAGGTAACAAAAATGGACCATTGTGTGGCTGCGGGGCCAGTAGTGAATCCACTAGGTTATTTAGGGCAGATTGAAGGCGGGGCAGTTATGGGGCTTGGTTTTACAATAAATGAAGATTCAGTGATGGAAAATAGTCGCTATCATACACAAAATCTTGATTCGTATCTCATTCCAACCATTAAAGATATTCCAAAAGAAATGAAGGTGTTTGTTGACGAGTCTTTAATGGAGGGAGATGTATTTGGTCCAAGAGGTGTTGGTGAAATTGGTACTGTTGCAATTGCACCTGCAGTAACTGCTGCTATTCATGATGCATGTGGCTTATGGGTGAAGAATCTCCCCGTTTCTCCCGAAGAAGTTTTGGATGCATTAACAATTAACACCTTTGTCGATAAGTAA
- a CDS encoding FAD binding domain-containing protein: MNAEQQSTMLKSEIFVEHPITIENAIKLKVLFEGEYVAGGTLHQIQWESGVPLPSRLINLSCIEQLKKVRYEKNDENILAIGALTSIAECITHPEIVEHCPLLTEACRNIAAPAVRNRATIGGNVASGIGDAIPALLVLDAKVKIALKDQIYVIDLATWLKEKGSYPFLLLDILIPLQAKKTKSFYRKVGRREAFTASLVTVSCCWSKCGHNENSFIRIAVGGGTHFPIRLQKLEKLLTGSRSQITRDIIYNTILEEFHSYSDAFVTESYRKKVTANILTEKLETILREG; this comes from the coding sequence ATGAATGCCGAACAACAATCAACTATGCTGAAATCCGAGATCTTCGTCGAACATCCAATAACAATTGAGAATGCAATAAAATTGAAAGTGCTTTTTGAAGGCGAATATGTAGCAGGAGGTACGCTTCATCAAATCCAATGGGAATCAGGTGTTCCCCTTCCTTCAAGACTAATTAATCTTTCCTGTATTGAACAATTAAAAAAAGTTAGATATGAAAAGAATGATGAGAATATTTTAGCAATCGGTGCACTTACATCGATTGCAGAGTGTATCACGCATCCTGAGATAGTAGAACACTGTCCATTATTAACTGAAGCTTGTAGAAACATTGCTGCACCTGCTGTTCGGAATCGTGCAACAATAGGAGGAAATGTAGCAAGTGGAATTGGTGACGCAATTCCAGCCCTTCTTGTGTTAGATGCGAAAGTGAAAATAGCGCTTAAAGACCAAATATACGTGATTGATTTAGCAACCTGGTTAAAAGAAAAAGGATCATACCCCTTTTTGCTTCTTGACATTTTAATTCCTCTTCAAGCTAAGAAAACAAAAAGTTTTTATCGAAAGGTTGGAAGAAGAGAAGCCTTTACAGCTTCTTTAGTGACGGTTAGTTGTTGTTGGAGCAAGTGCGGTCATAATGAAAATTCATTTATTCGCATAGCTGTCGGGGGAGGAACACATTTTCCTATTAGACTACAAAAACTAGAAAAGCTATTGACCGGTAGTAGATCTCAAATAACAAGAGACATTATATACAATACAATTTTAGAAGAATTTCATTCATATTCGGATGCCTTTGTAACAGAGTCGTACCGGAAGAAGGTTACAGCAAACATTCTTACAGAAAAATTAGAAACGATCCTAAGGGAGGGATAA
- a CDS encoding nucleotidyltransferase family protein — translation MYNENIVGIYLAAGHSSRMGTCKLSLPLAGDTLGTMALKEIVKSKINHLVIVTKDFQPNWLRTIEPLLTNSIHWEHIISLQAHLGQSYSLQAGIQRAKQVGADAVLVFLADQPFITSQLIDKLISRTSNEHDFIASFDGISMKPPILFQKKGFDSLLKIKGDQGARRLLKTGMLNGLKINTDYHQLIDIDTLEQYETYKQIVSPQLG, via the coding sequence ATGTATAACGAAAACATCGTGGGAATTTACTTGGCAGCAGGTCACAGCTCACGTATGGGTACTTGTAAACTATCATTGCCTTTAGCAGGTGACACTCTTGGAACAATGGCATTAAAGGAAATTGTTAAATCTAAGATTAATCATTTAGTCATTGTCACAAAAGACTTTCAACCAAACTGGCTTCGAACGATTGAGCCGCTTCTTACAAATTCTATTCATTGGGAGCATATTATCAGCTTGCAAGCACATCTCGGTCAATCTTATTCACTTCAAGCAGGTATTCAAAGAGCAAAGCAAGTAGGAGCTGATGCCGTTTTAGTTTTTTTAGCGGACCAACCGTTTATTACTTCACAATTGATAGATAAATTAATAAGTCGAACATCCAATGAACATGATTTTATCGCCTCGTTCGATGGAATTTCAATGAAACCACCAATCTTATTTCAAAAGAAGGGATTTGATTCTTTATTAAAAATTAAAGGTGATCAAGGGGCGAGAAGGCTTTTGAAAACGGGAATGTTAAATGGTTTAAAAATAAATACAGATTATCACCAATTAATAGATATTGATACACTAGAACAGTATGAGACTTATAAACAAATAGTAAGTCCCCAACTTGGCTAA
- a CDS encoding XdhC family protein yields the protein MGTDIYEILDTISESTQEMVLATIVNVDGSSYKKAGSTMLFHEDGVQTGLLSGGCLEEDLKERCKEYFHQKGSTLITYDLTAEDDLSWGQGVGCNGTIKVLIESITPELMSHLKKVRELTNHGISVSYIKQLSLEGDVYGYLFYTENAEYFGQWKGDFPQKEKWQSEAIRMENDYLLFKQEIQARPRLFIYGAGADARPLAQLAQQSGYGVIVADWRPAYCHKDYFPSATETVVRSPEEFLTSYTFSTSDSIVLMTHHFQKDLELVKYLLKKQLSYLGILGSKDRAQRLLQGKKVQDWVHSPVGLSIGAEGPHEIAVSIVAELIEQKARRCVNV from the coding sequence ATGGGAACCGACATTTATGAAATCCTCGACACCATTTCAGAATCCACACAGGAAATGGTATTAGCAACGATTGTTAATGTGGATGGCTCTTCGTATAAAAAGGCTGGATCCACTATGCTTTTTCATGAAGATGGAGTTCAAACGGGCCTGTTAAGTGGAGGATGTTTAGAAGAAGACTTAAAAGAAAGATGTAAAGAGTATTTTCATCAGAAGGGCTCCACTTTGATAACGTATGACTTAACAGCAGAAGATGACTTGTCATGGGGACAGGGGGTTGGATGTAACGGGACAATAAAGGTATTAATTGAGTCAATAACCCCAGAATTGATGTCGCACTTAAAAAAGGTAAGAGAGCTTACTAATCATGGTATATCGGTCTCGTACATTAAACAACTATCTCTTGAAGGTGATGTTTACGGTTATCTTTTTTATACAGAAAATGCTGAGTATTTTGGACAATGGAAAGGAGATTTTCCCCAAAAAGAAAAATGGCAATCAGAAGCAATAAGGATGGAGAATGACTATCTCCTTTTTAAACAAGAAATTCAAGCGAGACCTAGACTATTTATCTATGGAGCAGGAGCTGATGCTAGACCTCTTGCACAACTTGCTCAACAATCAGGCTATGGAGTCATTGTTGCAGATTGGAGGCCAGCTTATTGTCACAAAGATTATTTTCCTTCAGCAACCGAAACCGTTGTACGATCTCCTGAAGAATTTCTAACTAGCTATACGTTTTCAACCTCAGACTCAATTGTGTTAATGACACATCATTTTCAAAAAGATCTCGAGTTAGTGAAGTACTTACTAAAAAAACAACTATCATACTTAGGGATCTTAGGCTCAAAAGATCGAGCGCAAAGGTTGTTACAAGGAAAAAAGGTTCAAGATTGGGTTCATTCACCTGTTGGTTTATCAATAGGGGCTGAAGGACCACATGAAATTGCTGTTAGCATTGTTGCTGAATTAATCGAACAGAAAGCAAGGAGGTGTGTAAATGTATAA